In Streptomyces showdoensis, the following proteins share a genomic window:
- a CDS encoding sulfate adenylyltransferase subunit 1, with translation MTRTTELPTGGLLRFATAGSVDDGKSTLVGRLLHDSKSVLADQLEAVERASAGRGQEAPDLALLTDGLRAEREQGITIDVAYRYFATPRRRFILADTPGHVQYTRNMVTGASTADLTVILVDARHGVVEQTRRHAAIAALLRVPQVVLAVNKMDLVGYREPVFATIVAEFTAYAAELGIPAVTAIPISALAGDNVVEPSAVMDWYGGSTVLEHLETVPVGQGPAHRRARLPVQYVIRPRTAAHPDYRGYAGQVAAGAFRVGEPVTVLPSGRTTRISAIDLLGRRVAVAGAGQSVTVLLEDDIDVSRGDLIVPTADAPPTTQEIEATVCHVADEALTVGHRVLLKHGTRTVKAIVEDIPSRLTLDDLTLHPHSGRLVANDIGRVRIRTAEPLPVDSYADSRRTGSFILIDPGDGTTLTAGMVGASFADPGPADGAADPAEDAGWDF, from the coding sequence ATGACCAGGACCACGGAACTCCCCACCGGCGGCCTGCTGCGGTTCGCCACCGCCGGCTCCGTCGACGACGGCAAGTCCACCCTGGTGGGCCGGCTCCTGCACGACTCCAAGTCGGTCCTGGCCGACCAGCTGGAGGCCGTGGAGCGCGCCTCGGCCGGCCGCGGCCAGGAGGCGCCCGACCTCGCCCTGCTCACCGACGGCCTGCGCGCCGAACGGGAACAGGGCATCACGATCGACGTCGCCTACCGCTACTTCGCCACCCCGAGGCGGCGGTTCATCCTGGCCGACACCCCCGGGCACGTGCAGTACACCCGCAACATGGTCACCGGTGCCTCCACCGCCGACCTGACGGTGATCCTCGTCGACGCCCGCCACGGCGTCGTCGAGCAGACCCGTCGGCACGCCGCCATCGCCGCCCTCCTGCGCGTCCCGCAGGTCGTGCTCGCGGTCAACAAGATGGACCTGGTCGGCTACCGCGAGCCGGTCTTCGCCACGATCGTCGCCGAGTTCACCGCGTACGCGGCCGAGCTCGGCATCCCCGCGGTCACCGCGATCCCCATTTCGGCCCTCGCCGGGGACAACGTGGTGGAGCCCTCGGCGGTCATGGACTGGTACGGCGGCTCGACCGTCCTGGAACACCTGGAGACCGTCCCGGTCGGCCAGGGCCCCGCGCACCGCCGGGCCCGGCTGCCCGTCCAGTACGTCATCCGCCCCCGGACCGCCGCGCACCCCGACTACCGCGGCTACGCCGGCCAGGTCGCGGCCGGCGCCTTCCGCGTGGGCGAGCCGGTCACGGTCCTGCCGTCCGGCCGGACGACCAGGATCTCCGCCATCGACCTGCTCGGCCGCCGGGTCGCCGTCGCCGGGGCCGGGCAGTCGGTGACGGTCCTGCTGGAGGACGACATCGACGTCTCCCGGGGCGACCTCATCGTGCCGACGGCCGACGCCCCGCCGACCACCCAGGAGATCGAGGCCACCGTCTGCCACGTCGCCGACGAGGCCCTGACCGTCGGCCACCGGGTGCTGCTCAAGCACGGCACCCGCACGGTCAAGGCCATCGTCGAGGACATCCCCTCCCGGCTCACCCTCGACGACCTGACCCTGCACCCGCACTCCGGCCGGCTGGTGGCCAACGACATCGGCCGCGTCAGGATCCGCACCGCCGAACCGCTGCCCGTCGACTCCTACGCCGACTCGCGCCGCACCGGCTCGTTCATCCTGATCGACCCCGGCGACGGCACCACCCTGACCGCGGGCATGGTCGGCGCGTCCTTCGCCGACCCCGGACCGGCCGACGGCGCCGCCGACCCCGCCGAGGACGCGGGCTGGGACTTCTGA
- a CDS encoding acetaldehyde dehydrogenase (acetylating) encodes MKRNGRLPVAVLGAGLIGVDLAEKIMRSEFLECGMVVGRDERTPGLRQAADLGLPIGTRGIESLLEAPEPFGIVFDATNAMAHAEHADRLRRTGARLVDLTPSKVGRMVIPSVNGEEVLHCDDINMISCGGQASIPILHAITQAHRVEYVEVVTTAASPSVGRSTRLNLDEYIETTQDAVRDFTGVKDVKAILNISPARPPATFRVAMSVLGEGFGTASVNAAVTTAAEQVRSFVKGYRITARVVDENKVFVAAEVTSSGGRIPRYAGNLDIINSAAVHVAERSAAAGLAGIGTETS; translated from the coding sequence ATGAAGCGAAACGGGCGCCTGCCCGTGGCCGTCCTCGGCGCCGGGCTCATCGGCGTCGATCTGGCCGAGAAGATCATGCGTTCGGAGTTCCTCGAGTGCGGCATGGTCGTGGGACGCGACGAGAGGACACCGGGCCTGCGGCAGGCGGCCGACCTCGGTCTTCCCATCGGCACGCGCGGCATCGAGTCCCTCCTGGAGGCACCGGAGCCGTTCGGCATCGTGTTCGACGCGACCAACGCCATGGCGCACGCCGAGCACGCGGACCGCCTGCGGCGGACCGGCGCGCGGCTCGTGGACCTGACGCCCAGCAAGGTCGGCCGGATGGTGATCCCCAGCGTGAACGGGGAGGAGGTCCTGCACTGCGACGACATCAACATGATCAGCTGTGGCGGCCAGGCCTCGATCCCGATCCTGCACGCGATCACCCAGGCGCACCGGGTCGAGTACGTCGAGGTCGTCACGACCGCCGCCAGCCCGAGCGTCGGCCGCTCCACCCGGCTCAACCTCGACGAGTACATCGAGACCACCCAGGACGCCGTACGCGACTTCACCGGCGTCAAGGACGTCAAGGCCATCCTCAACATCAGCCCGGCCAGACCGCCGGCCACCTTCCGGGTCGCCATGTCGGTCCTCGGCGAGGGCTTCGGCACGGCCTCGGTGAACGCCGCCGTGACGACCGCGGCCGAGCAGGTCCGCTCCTTCGTCAAGGGCTACCGGATCACCGCCCGCGTCGTGGACGAGAACAAGGTGTTCGTCGCCGCGGAGGTCACCTCCAGCGGCGGACGCATCCCCCGGTACGCCGGCAACCTCGACATCATCAACTCCGCAGCGGTTCACGTCGCCGAACGAAGTGCGGCGGCCGGCCTGGCGGGCATCGGTACGGAGACGTCATGA
- the cysD gene encoding sulfate adenylyltransferase subunit CysD, producing the protein MTTATTATTATAPPTATPTTAETGSTDDPGARTHADVLEAEAVHIIREVAGEFERPVILFSGGKDSVVLLHLALKAFAPAPVPFALLHVDTGHNFPEVLAYRDRVVAAHGLRLHVASVQDYLDRGVLKERADGTRNPLQTLPLTDRIRSEGFDAVFGGARRDEEKARAKERVFSLRDRFSQWDPRRQRPELWQLYNGRHAPGEHVRVFPLSDWTELDVWEYVAREGIELPEIYFAHEREVFRRSGMWLPVGDWGGPEEGERVEKRRVRYRTVGDMSCTGAVDSEAVTLDQVIAEISASRLSERGATRADDKLSEASMEDRKREGYF; encoded by the coding sequence ATGACGACTGCGACGACTGCGACGACGGCGACCGCTCCGCCGACCGCGACGCCGACGACGGCCGAGACCGGGAGCACCGACGACCCGGGCGCGCGGACCCACGCGGACGTGCTGGAGGCGGAGGCGGTGCACATCATCCGCGAGGTGGCGGGCGAGTTCGAGCGGCCGGTGATCCTGTTCTCCGGCGGCAAGGACTCCGTCGTCCTGCTGCACCTCGCGCTGAAGGCCTTCGCGCCCGCCCCCGTGCCCTTCGCCCTGCTCCACGTGGACACCGGACACAACTTCCCGGAGGTCCTGGCGTACCGGGACCGTGTGGTGGCGGCACACGGGCTGCGCCTCCACGTGGCCTCCGTACAGGACTACCTCGACCGCGGTGTGCTCAAGGAACGCGCCGACGGGACCCGCAACCCGCTGCAGACGCTGCCCCTGACGGACCGGATCCGCTCGGAGGGCTTCGACGCCGTCTTCGGCGGCGCCCGGCGCGACGAGGAGAAGGCCCGGGCCAAGGAACGGGTGTTCAGCCTCCGGGACCGGTTCTCGCAGTGGGACCCGCGCCGCCAGCGCCCTGAGCTCTGGCAGCTCTACAACGGCCGGCACGCACCCGGCGAGCACGTACGGGTCTTCCCGCTGTCCGACTGGACCGAGCTCGACGTGTGGGAGTACGTCGCCCGCGAGGGCATCGAACTCCCGGAGATCTACTTCGCCCACGAGCGCGAGGTCTTCCGGCGCTCCGGGATGTGGCTCCCGGTCGGCGACTGGGGCGGCCCCGAGGAGGGCGAGCGGGTCGAGAAGCGGCGCGTCCGCTACCGCACCGTCGGGGACATGTCCTGCACCGGCGCCGTCGACTCCGAGGCGGTGACCCTGGACCAGGTGATCGCGGAGATCTCCGCGTCCCGGCTGTCCGAGCGGGGCGCGACCCGCGCCGACGACAAGCTCTCCGAGGCCTCCATGGAGGACCGCAAACGCGAGGGGTACTTCTGA
- a CDS encoding acyl carrier protein yields the protein MYEVLKDILVSELQVREEDVLPTATREEVGLDSLAVLELATALHERLGIEVQDYELLDAGTLADVARLIAERQPGG from the coding sequence GTGTACGAGGTACTCAAGGACATCCTGGTCAGCGAACTGCAGGTGCGCGAGGAGGACGTCCTGCCCACGGCCACCCGCGAAGAGGTCGGGCTGGACTCCCTGGCGGTGCTGGAACTCGCCACCGCGCTCCACGAGCGGCTCGGCATCGAGGTCCAGGACTACGAACTGCTCGACGCCGGCACCCTCGCCGACGTGGCCCGCCTGATCGCGGAACGGCAGCCGGGAGGCTGA
- the dmpG gene encoding 4-hydroxy-2-oxovalerate aldolase gives MSAAPPPGGAGKQVLIHDASLRDGHHAVRHQLGRDQLRAYARAADTAGVPVVEVGHGNGLGASSLQVGQARLDDDEMLSIVREALQNSTMAVFMLPGWGTTADLERAIAHQVDVVRIGTHCTEGDLAERHLGFLREQGVQAQAVLLMSHMASPDRLARECARLVEFGATAVGIMDSSGHYLPADVTERVGAMREAVDVPVMFHAHNNLGMAVANSVAAVEAGADILDACARGFGAGAGNTQLEVLVPVLERMGFPTGIDLYGLLDAADLAERELMPAPPTIDSVSVVSGLAGVFSGFKTRVLDVSRREGVDPRDVFFELGRRQAVAGQEDLIIEVALALKAARGA, from the coding sequence ATGAGCGCAGCACCCCCTCCCGGCGGAGCCGGCAAGCAGGTCCTCATCCACGACGCGTCCCTGCGCGACGGCCACCACGCCGTCCGCCACCAGCTGGGCCGCGACCAACTGCGGGCCTACGCGCGGGCGGCGGACACCGCCGGCGTCCCGGTGGTCGAGGTGGGGCACGGCAACGGCCTCGGCGCCTCCTCCCTCCAGGTCGGGCAGGCCCGGCTCGACGACGACGAGATGCTGTCGATCGTGCGGGAGGCCCTGCAGAACAGCACGATGGCCGTCTTCATGCTGCCGGGCTGGGGCACCACCGCCGACCTGGAACGGGCCATCGCCCACCAGGTGGACGTGGTCCGGATCGGCACCCACTGCACCGAGGGGGACCTCGCCGAACGGCACCTGGGCTTCCTCCGCGAGCAGGGTGTCCAGGCCCAGGCCGTCCTGCTGATGAGCCACATGGCGAGCCCCGACCGGCTGGCCCGGGAATGCGCCCGGCTGGTCGAGTTCGGCGCCACCGCCGTCGGCATCATGGACTCCTCCGGCCACTACCTTCCGGCCGACGTCACCGAACGCGTCGGCGCCATGCGCGAAGCCGTCGACGTGCCGGTCATGTTCCACGCCCACAACAACCTCGGGATGGCGGTCGCGAACTCGGTCGCCGCCGTGGAGGCCGGGGCGGACATCCTGGACGCCTGCGCCCGGGGCTTCGGCGCCGGAGCCGGGAACACCCAGCTCGAAGTCCTGGTGCCGGTGCTGGAACGGATGGGCTTCCCGACCGGGATCGACCTCTACGGTCTGCTGGACGCGGCCGACCTCGCCGAGCGCGAGCTCATGCCGGCCCCGCCCACCATCGACTCGGTGAGCGTCGTCAGCGGCCTGGCCGGAGTGTTCTCCGGATTCAAGACCCGGGTCCTGGACGTCTCCCGGCGCGAGGGCGTCGATCCGCGCGACGTCTTCTTCGAACTGGGCAGGAGACAGGCCGTGGCGGGCCAGGAGGACCTCATCATCGAGGTGGCCCTCGCCCTGAAGGCGGCCCGTGGTGCGTGA
- a CDS encoding biosynthesis cluster domain-containing protein, with amino-acid sequence MTTFHPAPEALLPAAAAGVSRHVVVAPGMCSGGSLVFGRIGDWTWEVVAESCRINVHAARTAAGDPAYLSFYYFHVRGGDVVHPHGLTFGDELRVDSRSFRFGSQSVITLHRLAPAGLELPAGPLDPAEVYENPHPHCLYAENFNRWIARTTAGSNRDLAQVTPPDFAYQELAPLPNAYSPRSLVGRARATGSFHPEGPPGFHEAGQPVTFPYTLDVVRDLNGAGLMYFASYFAVFDTMLLRLWRSLGRTDEQFLRRKVTDQKIGYFGNADPGTGFTVTVRRWRSTASPDVEVADMALRDSATGRLIAVTAIETETEAAGAS; translated from the coding sequence ATGACCACGTTCCACCCGGCCCCCGAGGCCCTGCTGCCGGCCGCGGCCGCCGGGGTCTCCCGGCACGTCGTCGTCGCGCCGGGCATGTGCAGCGGCGGCTCCCTGGTGTTCGGCCGCATCGGCGACTGGACCTGGGAGGTGGTCGCCGAGTCGTGCCGGATCAACGTGCACGCGGCCAGGACCGCCGCGGGGGACCCCGCCTACCTGTCCTTCTACTACTTCCACGTGCGCGGCGGCGACGTCGTCCACCCGCACGGGCTCACCTTCGGCGACGAACTCCGGGTCGATTCCCGGTCCTTCCGCTTCGGCAGCCAGTCGGTCATCACCCTGCACCGGCTGGCCCCGGCCGGCCTGGAGCTGCCGGCCGGACCGCTGGACCCGGCGGAGGTGTACGAGAACCCGCACCCGCACTGCCTCTACGCCGAGAACTTCAACCGCTGGATCGCCCGCACCACCGCGGGCAGCAACCGGGACCTCGCCCAGGTGACCCCGCCGGACTTCGCGTACCAGGAGCTGGCACCGCTGCCGAACGCCTACTCCCCGCGCTCCCTCGTGGGCAGGGCCCGGGCCACCGGAAGCTTCCACCCCGAGGGCCCGCCCGGATTCCACGAGGCGGGGCAGCCCGTCACCTTCCCGTACACCCTGGACGTCGTGCGCGACCTCAACGGCGCCGGACTCATGTACTTCGCCTCGTACTTCGCCGTCTTCGACACGATGCTGCTGCGGCTGTGGCGCTCGCTGGGGCGCACGGACGAGCAGTTCCTGCGGCGCAAGGTGACCGACCAGAAGATCGGCTACTTCGGCAACGCCGACCCCGGCACGGGCTTCACGGTCACGGTCCGCAGGTGGCGGAGCACCGCGTCCCCGGACGTCGAGGTGGCCGACATGGCCCTGCGCGACAGCGCGACCGGCCGGCTGATCGCCGTCACCGCCATCGAGACCGAGACCGAGGCGGCGGGTGCGTCATGA
- a CDS encoding histidinol-phosphate transaminase, producing the protein MSYPRLRAVLETVAAYKPSDGLHGPAERPRPLSANESPHTPLPGIVEAIARAGATVNRYPDPGCGALVRAIARAHGIAEDRVAVGAGSVALLQTLFQSVADPGAEAVYAWPSFEVYPTLAALAGVTAVPVPLADEAHDLPAMAERITPRTRLVIVCDPNNPTGTVVDPDELRKFVASVPPTCLVAVDEAYHEYVRGPAAPGALALCADHPNLVVLRTFSKAYGLAGLRTGYLVGHPHVVERLRKASPPYAVSTVAQEAAVAALGLEERLLRRVDETVAERTRVRDALVGAGWEVPESQANFVWLRLGPDAAEFGAWCAERGVAVRAFAGVGVRVSIGSAEDDDRFLAVADAWRTSRKAAEA; encoded by the coding sequence ATGTCTTACCCACGCCTGCGCGCGGTCCTGGAGACCGTCGCCGCCTACAAGCCGTCCGACGGCCTCCACGGCCCGGCCGAGCGCCCCCGCCCGCTGTCGGCGAACGAGTCGCCGCACACCCCCCTCCCCGGCATCGTCGAGGCGATCGCCCGGGCCGGCGCCACGGTGAACCGCTACCCGGACCCCGGCTGCGGAGCGCTGGTCCGGGCCATCGCCCGGGCCCACGGGATCGCCGAGGACCGGGTCGCCGTCGGCGCCGGCTCCGTGGCCCTCCTGCAGACCCTGTTCCAGTCCGTCGCCGACCCCGGCGCCGAAGCCGTCTACGCCTGGCCGTCGTTCGAGGTCTACCCCACGCTCGCCGCCCTGGCCGGTGTGACCGCCGTGCCGGTGCCGCTGGCCGACGAGGCCCACGACCTGCCGGCCATGGCCGAGCGGATCACCCCGCGGACCCGGCTCGTGATCGTCTGCGACCCGAACAACCCGACCGGCACGGTCGTCGACCCGGACGAGCTCCGGAAGTTCGTCGCGTCCGTGCCCCCGACCTGCCTGGTCGCCGTGGACGAGGCCTACCACGAGTACGTCCGCGGCCCGGCGGCCCCCGGTGCCCTGGCGCTGTGCGCCGACCACCCCAACCTGGTCGTGCTGCGCACCTTCTCCAAGGCCTACGGACTGGCCGGCCTGCGCACCGGATACCTGGTGGGCCACCCCCACGTCGTCGAACGGCTCCGCAAGGCGAGCCCGCCTTACGCCGTGAGCACCGTGGCCCAGGAGGCGGCCGTCGCGGCCCTCGGACTCGAGGAGCGGCTGCTGCGCCGCGTCGACGAGACGGTCGCGGAACGCACCCGGGTACGGGACGCCCTGGTGGGGGCCGGCTGGGAGGTCCCGGAGAGCCAGGCCAACTTCGTCTGGCTGCGGCTGGGCCCGGACGCCGCCGAGTTCGGCGCGTGGTGCGCCGAGAGGGGCGTCGCGGTACGGGCGTTCGCCGGCGTGGGCGTGCGCGTGTCGATCGGCTCCGCCGAGGACGACGACCGGTTCCTCGCCGTGGCGGACGCCTGGCGCACCTCGAGAAAGGCGGCGGAGGCATGA
- the cysC gene encoding adenylyl-sulfate kinase — protein MSGDTTGATVWLTGLPSAGKTTIARSAAGALRSAGRRAHILDGDELRAHLTADLGFSREDRDANVRRVGYVAELLASHGVTVLVPVIAPYADARAAVRARHEAAGLRYVEVHVATPVEVCAGRDVKGLYARQARGELTGLTGVDDPYEPPAAPDLRIPAHEQSRAESAEALVALLREKGLA, from the coding sequence ATGAGCGGGGACACCACCGGCGCGACGGTATGGCTGACCGGCCTGCCCAGCGCCGGCAAGACCACGATCGCGCGCAGCGCGGCCGGCGCCCTGCGGTCCGCCGGACGCCGGGCGCACATCCTGGACGGCGACGAGCTGCGCGCCCACCTGACCGCCGACCTCGGCTTCTCCCGCGAGGACCGGGACGCGAACGTGCGACGCGTCGGCTACGTCGCGGAGCTGCTCGCCTCCCACGGCGTCACCGTGCTGGTCCCGGTCATCGCCCCGTACGCGGACGCCCGCGCCGCGGTGCGCGCGCGGCACGAGGCCGCCGGCCTCCGGTACGTCGAAGTGCACGTGGCGACCCCGGTCGAGGTGTGCGCCGGGCGGGACGTGAAGGGCCTCTACGCCCGCCAGGCGAGGGGCGAGCTGACCGGACTGACCGGGGTGGACGACCCGTACGAGCCGCCGGCCGCACCGGACCTGAGGATCCCGGCGCACGAGCAGAGCCGGGCGGAGTCGGCGGAGGCGCTGGTCGCACTGCTGCGGGAGAAGGGGCTGGCATGA